In Besnoitia besnoiti strain Bb-Ger1 chromosome Unknown contig00066, whole genome shotgun sequence, one DNA window encodes the following:
- a CDS encoding cytochrome b6 subfamily protein (encoded by transcript BESB_070250) gives FVPYLPYYLIGLIFLQTAFGLIELSHPDNSIPVNRFVTPLHIVPEWYFLAYYAVLKVIPSKTGGLLVFMLSTCQ, from the coding sequence tttgttccctatctaccatattatctaattggtttaattttcttacaaacggcttttggtttgattgaattatcgcacccagataactccataccagtgaaccggtttgtaactccgcttcatatcgtacctgaatggtactttttagcatattatgcggtgttaaaagtaatcccatccaaaaccggtggtttgttagtatttatgttatcaacatgtcaatga